The following proteins are co-located in the Desulfobacterales bacterium genome:
- the nuoI gene encoding NADH-quinone oxidoreductase subunit NuoI, translating to MNVLIDIVVSLAQGFYTTAKHLFRKPFTEEYPEYKRPLPERSRARIVLTRDPDGRERCVACYLCSGVCPVNCISMQAAEDDHGRRYAAWFRINFGRCIYCGLCEEACPTSAIQLTPEFEHITRDILKIVYEKEDLLVDHGGKDPDYDFYQHAGVVTKLYGKGEHAAEQPPVNTRTNMP from the coding sequence ATGAATGTACTGATTGACATTGTCGTCTCCCTGGCACAGGGATTTTACACAACAGCTAAGCACCTGTTCCGGAAGCCTTTTACCGAGGAATACCCGGAATACAAGCGCCCGCTGCCGGAGCGCTCGCGGGCCAGGATAGTCCTGACCCGCGATCCGGACGGCCGGGAGCGGTGCGTGGCCTGCTATCTCTGCTCCGGGGTGTGCCCGGTGAACTGCATATCCATGCAGGCGGCCGAAGATGACCATGGCCGGCGTTATGCCGCCTGGTTCCGGATCAATTTCGGCCGGTGCATCTACTGCGGGCTCTGCGAAGAGGCCTGCCCCACATCGGCTATCCAGCTGACCCCGGAGTTTGAGCACATTACCCGGGATATTTTAAAAATCGTTTATGAAAAAGAAGATCTTCTGGTGGATCACGGCGGAAAAGACCCGGATTATGACTTCTATCAGCATGCCGGGGTGGTGACAAAACTTTACGGAAAAGGCGAGCATGCGGCGGAGCAGCCGCCGGTCAACACAAGGACCAATATGCCATAG
- the nuoH gene encoding NADH-quinone oxidoreductase subunit NuoH codes for MWVWLVGYGILIAKISLVLTVVLLLAAYLVLVERKLLGRFQVRPGPNRVGIFGILQPIADSIKLILKEDVMHDGAERVIFHLAPVIVAVTALMMFAVVPFGPEITLFGRKVPMVISDINVGVLYVFALSSLSVYGVALGGWASNSKFALLGGIRGAAQMISYELALGLSIIPVVMLAGSFSLVDIVSAQDELPFILVQPLAFVIFLLSAMAESKRIPFDLPEAETELGAGYHTEYSGMRFGLFFLGEYVHMQVMGALMAVFFLGGWHGPILPGPIWLLIKIIIVSVVMIWVRATLPRLRYDQLMELGWKVLIPAALINILITGAFIVGFSS; via the coding sequence ATGTGGGTCTGGTTGGTCGGATACGGGATTTTGATCGCCAAAATCAGCCTGGTGCTGACAGTGGTTCTGCTGCTGGCGGCCTACCTGGTGCTGGTGGAGCGGAAACTTCTGGGCCGATTCCAGGTACGGCCCGGCCCGAACCGGGTGGGAATCTTCGGTATCCTCCAGCCCATTGCCGACTCGATCAAGCTGATCTTAAAAGAAGATGTCATGCATGACGGCGCCGAGCGTGTCATTTTTCACCTGGCGCCGGTGATTGTGGCGGTTACCGCCCTGATGATGTTTGCCGTGGTGCCGTTCGGACCGGAAATCACCCTGTTCGGCAGAAAGGTCCCCATGGTGATAAGCGATATCAATGTGGGGGTCCTTTACGTGTTTGCCCTGTCTTCGCTTAGCGTCTACGGCGTGGCGCTGGGGGGGTGGGCCTCGAACTCCAAGTTTGCGCTGCTGGGCGGCATTCGCGGGGCCGCACAGATGATCAGCTATGAACTGGCCCTGGGCTTGTCCATCATCCCGGTGGTCATGCTGGCCGGCTCTTTCAGCCTGGTGGATATTGTGAGCGCCCAGGATGAACTGCCCTTTATCCTGGTTCAGCCCCTGGCGTTTGTCATTTTTCTTTTAAGCGCCATGGCGGAGAGCAAGCGGATTCCCTTTGATCTGCCCGAGGCGGAAACCGAGCTGGGCGCGGGCTATCACACGGAATACAGCGGCATGCGGTTCGGCCTGTTTTTTCTGGGCGAGTATGTGCACATGCAGGTGATGGGGGCCCTGATGGCGGTATTTTTCTTAGGCGGCTGGCACGGCCCGATCCTGCCGGGACCCATATGGCTGCTGATTAAGATTATCATCGTCTCGGTTGTCATGATCTGGGTGCGGGCGACGCTGCCCCGGCTGCGCTATGACCAGCTGATGGAGCTGGGCTGGAAGGTTCTGATTCCGGCGGCCCTGATAAATATTTTGATCACCGGGGCGTTTATCGTGGGCTTTTCGTCTTAA